A genomic segment from Aegilops tauschii subsp. strangulata cultivar AL8/78 chromosome 1, Aet v6.0, whole genome shotgun sequence encodes:
- the LOC109779781 gene encoding ras-related protein RABF1: protein MGCSSSLPANSTGGLGNINNENSATDSKNLKVKLVLLGDSGVGKSCIVLRFVRGQFDPTSKVTIGASFLSQTLALEDSTTVKFEIWDTAGQERYAALAPLYYRGAGAAIVVYDITSAESFNKAQYWVKELQRHGSQDMIMALVGNKADLHEKRTVSSQEAQEHADMNNMFFVETSAKTADNINQLFEEIAKRLPRPTPLS from the exons ATGGGCTGCTCGTCGTCTCTGCCAG CAAACAGTACTGGAGGCTTGGGCAATATCAACAACGAGAACTCTGCAACTGACTCAAAGAATTTGAAAGTGAAG TTGGTTTTACTGGGGGATTCTGGTGTTGGGAAAAGCTGCATTGTTCTTCGCTTTGTCCGTGGTCAGTTTGATCCCACATCAAAG GTAACTATTGGTGCATCATTTCTGTCACAAACATTGGCATTGGAGGACTCCACAACAGTGAAGTTTGAAATATGGGACACTGCTGGCCAGGAGAG GTATGCTGCATTAGCACCTCTGTACTACAGGGGAGCTGGTGCTGCAATCGTTGTCTATGACATAACAAGTGCAGAATCATTCAACAAAGCACAATATTGGGTGAAG GAACTTCAGAGACACGGTAGCCAGGATATGATCATGGCTTTGGTTGGAAATAAGGCTGACCTACATGAAAAACGCACTGTGTCTTCTCAG GAAGCACAGGAGCACGCGGACATGAACAATATGTTTTTCGTCGAGACATCGGCGAAAACGGCTGATAATATAAACCAACTATTCGAG